Below is a window of Desulfurococcus amylolyticus Z-533 DNA.
TATATAGAGCCATAGATTCTCCACCGTGAGCTTTTTAACGAGCCTGATATATGCTCTCGATGTACTCATGGTTTCAACCTATATTTATGATCATAAATATAGTTTAAAAAGCTTTAGCTACAAAGAGGACACAAAGCCGATACATGACTTAAGCTCTATAGGAGCTGAAATCTTTTTGTGTGTTTAGAGGAGGGGTTTATATGGGTTGGTGGGCTGGGTGGAGCCCCCTAGGTGAAACCATGAACATAGTATAATTAGAGCGAACACCTAGGGAGAAATGGTGTCAAAAAGGTTAAGGCACCAGTCTTGTTCTATCCCTAACAAATAATATGGCCTCCCTAACGTTTTCCAGGTTGAGCATTCTCATCAATAATCTCTCAACACCTAGCCCGAACCCGCCATGTGGTGGCATACCATATTTGAAAGCCTCCAGGTAAAAGCTGAAGTTCTCCGGGTTAAGACCTTTCTCCCTCAACGCTTTCAATAGCTTCTCATACCTATGCTCCCTTTGTCCTCCACTCGCTATCTCCAGCCCGCGGTAATCGAGATCGAATTTCCTAGTGTAGACCCCGTCCTCATCCCTCATGTAGTAGAAGCCCGTTGAAGCCCATGGGAATCCCACTATAAAGTATAGCTCATATCCCTTCTCGGTCATTATTTCTCCCAGCTTCTTCTCAGCGTAGTCGCTTAGGTCCTCTGCCTCCGAGATCTCGAGTCCTTCGCTTCTAAGTATATCGACTGCCTCCTGGAATTTTAGCCTCTTAAACGGTGACGAGGGTTTCTTAAGCGTGGCGCCGAGTATTTCCAGCTCCTCTTTATTGTTCTTCGACACATACTCTATGATGTATGTAATCAGGTTTTCAAGCGTTTGGAGAACATCCTCGACGCTATTTATAAAGCCTTGCTCCACATCTATACCCCATGACTCGTTCAGGTGTCTCGTCGTATTGTATTTCTCAGCCCTGAAATACGGGGTTATCTCATAGACCCTTGTGAAGCCAGCCATCAACATTTGTTTAAATAACTGGGGACTCTGGCTAAGATACGCATCGTTCTCGAAATACCGGATCTTAAACAGTGTTGCACCGCCTTCAGCACCAGCAGCCACGATCTTCGGGGTTTGAACCTCTATGAACCCGTTCTTGGAGAAATACTCTCTGGCTGCATTGAGTAAGCTATTCCTAATAATGAATATCGCCTTCTCAACGGGGTTTCTCACTAAGAGCCATCTGTACTTTATCCTCGTATCGAGTAAAGCCGGTACCTTACCCATGGTGTCGACTGGGAGGGGTTCAATGGGTTTCGCGTAAACCTCTATCTTCCTAGCTATATACTCTACTCCTCTCGCACTCCTTTGCTCTGGGGCCTCCTCCCCCTCGAAGCAGAGAGCTGTGCCGATATCGATTTCCATCCCCAGCTTAAATAATTCAGGCTCCCTTTCCTCCTTTAATACCAGGACACTTGGTTTCACGCTGTCGCTACTTACCTCAATAATAATTATCCTTCCAATACTTTTCTTCCTTATAATCCAACCACAAATCCTCTTTAAACCCATTCTACTTCACCTGTGAAAGCATGCCCCAGCCTTCTCAGCTCTATAAGGGCAGGCTTCTAGCTGTAAAAATTTATTAGTAGGTTTAAAATAATATTTTATTAGCGGCTAATTACCCCCAGCCCCGAAGCCAGGCAACCCAGCTATAAATGCACTAGATTAACTAGTGTATAAAGCTGGGTAGGACCCTACGGGGTTTAAAGGATATCCGAGGGTTTGGCCTGGCTAGGATATCCGGGGGTAGGCTACAGCTTTTCCCAGCCGGCGGAAATACCGCCGGCTGACTGATTTAATAACTAGACTATGGCAAACAGTAAAAACTTATAATCCCTTGTTATAATTACATAGAAAACAGCGGGGCATCATAGCGGGGTAGGGCAGCCTGGTAGCCCGCGGGGCTCATAACCCCGAGGTCGGTGGTTCAAATCCACCCCCCGCTACTTCCTCCTAACTTTTCCAGTACCCTGTTTCTTCCTGCATACAGCGAACATTACTATAGCCGTGATGAGAGTCTCTAGAGTGAGTATTGGAATTATATATGATTGAAGATTCATAATTAGTTTTCCATCCTCTATTGAGAAGACCATGGGACCCCATAAAACCTCGCTATTCACTACTACCGGTTGCCCTGTCCCATTTATCTTTATGGTCCTGCTGGACCTGGGATCAACGCGGATGCTTATCGTGTTGATGAATGTACTCGCTCCATATATCTTTATATAGGTTTTACACGTTCCCCATCCATTATTATGTATTTCTACAACTGGGTCCACGGGTAAAATATAGAGGTTGATTGACACGTTAAATAGGTAGGGGGATTGAAAGTTCACTAGCCAGTGGCCTGGTTCAAGTAGCGTGATAAACGCTGGCGGGTATGGATAGTAGGGTTTTATCCCGAGGTCTAATCTTATATCCGTTACAAGCGTGAGGTTCTCTATTCTCTTCCAGGGTAAAAATATACTGGTTTGATTATCTATAACATATAGGTCTGTCCCATTAGTGTTCAATAACTCGCTTATTGGAAGGGATAAGTTGCCAACGAGTAGTTTAACAACTACTGTTTCATTCTGCCTTACAGTGAATGGACCTGGAGGAGTGATGTATCCGTTTGCATCCACTAGTAAGAATACATCACTGTATTTTTGATCCACTAGTAAGTCATATGTTGAAACCACCAGCTTAGGCTGCGAGGTGTCAAGCACGTATGTCGAAACAAGTAGAATCAATACTAGGAATACTAAGAAATTCCTAGCACATTTCTTCCTAAGCCTTAAAACCAGGTAAGTATGCATAGCTTACTCACCATGGGTTCGAACCTGTTTACTATACCTGTAACCAGTAATACATAAACCTATCTAGCTGGAGATAGTGTAAGCCCAAAGGAGATTGGTTGGTAAGCCGCCGCCGGGATTCGAACCCGGGACCTCTGCCTTACCAGGGCAGCGCTCCACCAGGCTGAGCTACGGCGGCAGGCTTACTGTTTAATATCCAGGACTGGGATTATATTTTTTACCGCCTCGATATGCTGTTTCTGTTTCCATATAGGTTTACTATTGAATTCTTTTATTGTATTGAAGAATGTAATCGCATGAATCTATTCCTTAAATCCCTTAATTCAAGATGTACGGGGCTCCGGTGTGCCCGCGAACATCCCTAAGCCGTATGCAAGCCCAAGCAGGATACAGGGGAACAAAAACGATGGGATGAAACAAGCTTATATAAACCTATATAAGACCTAAACCCCCTAGCTATTGTACACCTATGTTAAAGTCTAAGCAGTGAAAAATACTCCACTATGTTTTTAATACTAATATTTCAGAGTATCCATCCTCGATAAGGGTTTCCTCCAGGATTTTAAACATGTCGACGGGATTCTGAACACGTTTCTCAGGGTTAATGCTTAGAGCCCTTGTTAGGTATTCTAGGATTTTTCCATTGATCCTACCTTTTAGAGACTCGAGATACATTGCGAGATATTCGTCAACAGGTTCCCATAGCTTAGGTAGGGCTTCCTCAATTCTTGTCTCTCCTCGTGCTAGCTGCTCGATAATGGTTTTCGAGTTGCTCGTGTATTCCTCCAATCCCTCGCCTTGTAAGAGGGGGGTCTCTATATTGAAGAGGATACGTGATATTAGCTTGTTTAACTGGAGATGTGGTAGGATAGGTTTATTCGTTAAGGCTTGTAGGATCATGGAGGAAGCCATGAATAAATTACCCGCCGGTGTAATCCTGTTAGTGAGTAGTATAAGGGGATCAATGGTTTCAAGCCCCCTGTATAACCCTCTATAAGGAGAGTCGAGCCTCTGGAGATTAGTGCAATACTCAACAACGGGCCTATAGCCTAGTGGCTCACTCGGGTCCTCCACTAGCCATACATCTCTAAGTCTTAGAGCATTCAACCCGTAGCCAAGCGTATTCATGAGGGCAGCCAACCCGGTTAACCTATGGAGAACGAAGAGTGCTTCCTCAGTGTTTAACTGGGATTCCTTGATCTTCCTCTCAAGGTTTACGCCGCCACTATGTGATTTAATAATGCATGGAGGGAGCTCAAGATATGTTTTCTCATCGAGGGGGTGCTGGCCGGCTATAAAGCCTACGCATTGGCCCATATACTTAGCGAAGCCGACTAGCTTTCTTAACGCATCTGCCCCGACGCCGGCTGGGTACTGAATAGATCTTAGGGAGAACTGGTAGTTTAATGCATCAATCGTGTTTAGAAATAGTTTCCCCGTATTATCTACCTGCTCCAGTTTCGGTATTTCAATAATATACTGGGATCCCTCAGGGTCAACTGCATGTAGCTTAAAACTATATTCATCCTCGTCCAGTATCCCGGTTACCTTGAATCCATATATCGCCCTATTGATCCATGCATCGGGGAAAGTAATCCTGGTTTTCAAGGCATACTCCAGGATGCTCTTTAATAAGGGAGGTAGATCATCCTGGCTCAATCTCCCTATTACAATGCTACAGGTGGTTTTAGGATATGATGCAGCCTCGAGAAGCATTCTATATGCTTCACCGCCTTTCACAACGGCTCCTGGGGCCTCACCCACTACGGCGAGCACTATGTTTCCCACTACTATGAATCTAAGGGTTTTCCTCCTTCGATCATATTTTATGACAGCGTAGACTAAGTCATTCTTTTCCTTAAAGAATCTCTCGCCAATTTTACCCAGTGTATCAACCGCTTCACTACACGGTAATTCTCTCTCGGGTTCAACAATACTGATTTTTCTAATTAATGACGCCAGATTTAATGGATCTGCAAATATCTCACTGGCTTCATCCAACCGGTCGTGCGTTCTTAAATAATGCGACAAAAGCGACACCTATTTAATCATTATCCAACCTTACTAAATAAATAATAATGATTCTAGATGGGTTAAAATTACAAAGGTGGTAAAAGCAATGCATGGATCAGATGAGATGATCAAGACATCTAAAAAAATCATCGACGAGCTGAAATCGCTCCTACGTGAGCACTACGGGGACCCAGGGTACGCTACTGTAGTTGGGGAGGGGGTTTCAGGAGATATAACGAGGCGTATAGACCTCATGGCGGAGGAATATGCTGTCGACGCCTTCAGTAAATCCGGGCTAAACATATGGGTAGTCAGCGAGGAGAAGGGATTATATAGGCTGAGAGAAAACCCTGATTACATAGTACTACTCGATCCCCTTGATGGAAGCCTCAACTATGTATCACAAATACCATTTGCAAGTATTTCTATGACGCTATATACGGTTAATAGATCTGGCCCGCCTCCACTAATACACGAAGCCATATATGGCGTGGTAGCTGATGTATTCAACAATATTCAAATAGAGTATATAGATAGCAAGATCATGTATGACAATAAGGTTTATGAGAAACGAGTATCGATCAATAGAAGACAACATAGAATTGTATCAGCTTACTTTAATAGAGTAGAGGAGTTCTCAATTATAAGGGATATGGTCATCAATCAAGGAGAAGGCTTTAAGCTAAGGATAATGGGCTCTGCATCCATCGAGTCCACCCTGGCATCACTTGGATTAATAGACTACTTCATCTCTCTAACAGGGCGGCTGAGAAACACCGATGTAGCGTTAGCAATAGTGGCAGCTGTAAAGCTAGGGAGTAGCATACTAGTTGAACCATCGCTGAATAGTATACGGGTAGATAAAGTGGAGATAGTAAGGAGGCTTGTAATTGGCCCAAGTAACGATTCAATAATTAATGAAATAAGGAGAAAATGGTTCGCTAGTTGAAAAACTATAGCATCAGCAATGGTTTAAGCCTGTGTGAAAGCACTCTAACACCCTTCCTGGTCACCAATACATCTTCCTCCATTCTCACGCCATACCTACCGTTAAAATACACGCCCGGCTCAATAGTGAAGACCATCCCTGGCTCAAGCAGTGTCGAGCCTCCAAGCCTAAGATATGGGGGTTCATGTACAGCTATACCTATTCCATGGCCTAACCCATGTATGAATCTCTCATGTAAGCCGTATTTCTCAAGTTTTTTAACAGCTTTCTCAGCAACATCACCAGCTTTAATGCCTGGGTAGATACTGTCAATGGATTCCCAGAGCGCCTCCTCTACTGCTTCCAGGCTCCTTCTTTCATCAGGGGTGGGTCTGCCCCATGTAATCATCCTCGTTAAATCACTGCATCTACCCCTGTATTTAACACCCACATCAATTAACACGAGATCTCTCCTACCCAGCTTCTTACTACCTGGTAGAATATGGGGATAGCTATTACCTGGTTTAAATGCTATAATTGGGTCGAACGCGTACTTCTTCACTCCTTCCCTTCTCACTCTTTCCTCAAAGAAACCTGCGAGCTCGGCCTCTGTAACGCCCTCCGATATATTGTCCTGGATCGTCTTTATCCCCTTTATGGTTATATCAACTGCCTTCCTGATGGCCTCTATTTCCTTCTCGTCCTTAATCATTCTATGCTTCCACACGTCTCCTGAGATATCGACTACTCTATCGCTGTGGGTTTCCTGCTGGATCGGGGTGTCTTGAAGCTGTTTGTCAATACCTATCTTACTGCTTTTATCGATTATTTCCTTCAGGATCTCCCTGTAGTCTTTTTCAACTATCCTTGCATCACTAGGCTTCAGGGTTTTCGAGTAGGCATATACCTCTACTTCTCCCGGAAGTGAATCCCTGTATCTATAGTATTCGAGGAGCGGGACATATATACTTACACCTCCACCTCTGGTCGCATGTAGCAGTAGCGTGGCATCAGCCACTGTCTCCACACCAGTATAATACTCTATATTTTCAGGGGAGACCAATACTATGTCCTGTAATCCATGGGACTCCATGAGACTTACGAGTTTCCCTATCCTTAATTCCCTACTCATATCATTCAACCCTAGTAATCAATGAGTTATTAATGCTTGAAACAAATATAAACTATGGAGGTATTGTGAATGCGTGGTGATATACTTGAGCATTGAGGTAAAGTGTCCTAAAGACAATAATACAATGATACTTGTCTTGGAGTCCGAGAAACTTAGCGATGGTACAGTGAAGGCATACTTCAACTATAGGTGTCCTATCTGCGGCTTCAAGCTAGAGGTAGAGAGAATAGAGATAACACGCAGCGGTGAGGCTATAAGTATTAAAAAGACTTTTACCCCTCCTCCTTCCCAACAACATTAGACTGTTTTAAAGACTCCTCGCCTAAGCCATAATCCCTTTGCATGGTTCTACCCTTAGCTACGAGAACCTCTCTAATAGTTTTTCTAACCAGTTCAAGAGCCTCCATTGATTCCGTTTTAGCAACATATTCGCCATCTTCACTCCTCCCAAACACAACTATGTGCCCTGTATTCTCCTCAATTAATTTGAGGATAAGCTTGTTAAGTCCGCCGGCAGGTACCTTCATTGAGTGCCAGCCCTTGATAGATGGGGGTTTATCAACTGTTTCACCAACTAACACGTATCTAAGGCTCTTCCTACCCTTAGATACAACCACCTGTTTCAACCTGCCTGTTACACGTATCCAGCGGTTTCCACGTAGCTCCAGGTATACCTCCATAGCTGTATCCTCCCATAAATTGATCCATGACTAAACAGGAACTCTGGGTAAACTACCTTGATGCCGCTATCATGGGGACCAATGTCTTATAGTGGTGAATGAACTTATAAGCTTTCAGCTTCATTTAACCAGGCTCCGAATTGCCCGGTGTCTTGTAGACGATTAGTCTTTAATATTATTGAAGCATCTCTAGAAACAGGGTCTTCCTTGGGGGAATGCTGTCACGATGATTAAATAAGGAGTTTACACATAGCGAGGATCCGGGATGACCGGGCAGAGACGTACTGAGTTGATGATGTAGGTGGAGCGACTGGGACTCCTGAATAAACTATTTAACTAGGTTTTGACAATACCTTTTCACATAGGTGTGAATATATGACAAGCTACATGGATGTTGTTAAGGAAGTGGAGAAAATCCTATGGCCTAAACCCATGAAGCTATTCACAGCAGGACCTGTTGCATGCTTTCCAGAAGTCCTTGAAGCCATGAAGATACAGCAATTAAGCCACAGGAGTAAGGAATACCAGGAATTACACAAGGATACCGTTAAAAGGCTCGCCGACTTCCTCCTTGCTAGAAAAGCCACTGTTTTACTGATACCATCAAGTGGTACAGGCTTCATGGAGGCTAGTGTGAGAAACGCTGTTACCCCTAGAGGTAAGGTGCTTGTAACAGTGATAGGTGAGTTCGGGAACAGGTATAAGGAGGCTGTTGAGAGGAATGGCAGGATACCAATAGTATTGGAGAAGCCGCTGGGTAAACCAGTCATACCAGAAGAGCTGGATGACGCGCTAAAGAAGAACCCTGATGTAGAGGCAGTCACGATAACATATAATGAAACCAGTACAGGAGTATTAAACCCGTTGAAAGAGCTGGCCAAGGTGGTGAAGGAACATGGTAAACTACTCTTCGTTGACG
It encodes the following:
- the aspS gene encoding aspartate--tRNA(Asn) ligase, with product MGLKRICGWIIRKKSIGRIIIIEVSSDSVKPSVLVLKEEREPELFKLGMEIDIGTALCFEGEEAPEQRSARGVEYIARKIEVYAKPIEPLPVDTMGKVPALLDTRIKYRWLLVRNPVEKAIFIIRNSLLNAAREYFSKNGFIEVQTPKIVAAGAEGGATLFKIRYFENDAYLSQSPQLFKQMLMAGFTRVYEITPYFRAEKYNTTRHLNESWGIDVEQGFINSVEDVLQTLENLITYIIEYVSKNNKEELEILGATLKKPSSPFKRLKFQEAVDILRSEGLEISEAEDLSDYAEKKLGEIMTEKGYELYFIVGFPWASTGFYYMRDEDGVYTRKFDLDYRGLEIASGGQREHRYEKLLKALREKGLNPENFSFYLEAFKYGMPPHGGFGLGVERLLMRMLNLENVREAILFVRDRTRLVP
- a CDS encoding inositol monophosphatase family protein, which codes for MHGSDEMIKTSKKIIDELKSLLREHYGDPGYATVVGEGVSGDITRRIDLMAEEYAVDAFSKSGLNIWVVSEEKGLYRLRENPDYIVLLDPLDGSLNYVSQIPFASISMTLYTVNRSGPPPLIHEAIYGVVADVFNNIQIEYIDSKIMYDNKVYEKRVSINRRQHRIVSAYFNRVEEFSIIRDMVINQGEGFKLRIMGSASIESTLASLGLIDYFISLTGRLRNTDVALAIVAAVKLGSSILVEPSLNSIRVDKVEIVRRLVIGPSNDSIINEIRRKWFAS
- a CDS encoding M24 family metallopeptidase; translated protein: MSRELRIGKLVSLMESHGLQDIVLVSPENIEYYTGVETVADATLLLHATRGGGVSIYVPLLEYYRYRDSLPGEVEVYAYSKTLKPSDARIVEKDYREILKEIIDKSSKIGIDKQLQDTPIQQETHSDRVVDISGDVWKHRMIKDEKEIEAIRKAVDITIKGIKTIQDNISEGVTEAELAGFFEERVRREGVKKYAFDPIIAFKPGNSYPHILPGSKKLGRRDLVLIDVGVKYRGRCSDLTRMITWGRPTPDERRSLEAVEEALWESIDSIYPGIKAGDVAEKAVKKLEKYGLHERFIHGLGHGIGIAVHEPPYLRLGGSTLLEPGMVFTIEPGVYFNGRYGVRMEEDVLVTRKGVRVLSHRLKPLLML